One region of Rhodocaloribacter litoris genomic DNA includes:
- a CDS encoding glycoside hydrolase family 3 N-terminal domain-containing protein, whose translation MHLFNKRSSGEISEPEVPAAAPYRDPARPVPERVRDLLARMTLEEKVAQMLCLWQQKTGTLVDAQGRFDPALARASFVARHGLGQVGRPSDAGTSGHEPEKGRTAREQAALANAIQRFFLEETRLGIPVLFHEECLHGLAAVGATSFPQPIALASTFDPALVEALYAMAAREARARGVHQALTPVLDVARDPRWGRVEETFGEDPFLVATLGVAAVRGFQGDGTFRDGRHVLATLKHCAAHGQPEGGMNCGPVNVSERELRDVFLHPFREAVRKAGAASVMASYNEIDGIPSHANRWLLRDVLRGEWGFEGFVVSDYYAILELFDRPETHGHHVARDRKEAALLAVRAGVNIELPDPDCYPHLAELVREGLLEEAELDALVAPMLAWKFRLGLFEDPYVDPDEAERLAGCAEHRALARRAATEAIILLKNDDVLPLDPARLRTLAVIGPNAHRSLLGGYSGVPKHNVTVLDGLRARLGDRVAVHYHEGCQITVGGSWHEDTVVRPDPEEDRRRIAGAVATAREADAVVLVLGGNEQTAREAWSRTHLGDRTSLDLFGQQQELAEAVLALGKPTVVLLLGGRPLSVPYLAEHAPALLECWYLGQETGHAVADVLFGDASPGGKLPISIPRSVGHLPVFYNHKPSARRGYLFDDASALFPFGFGLSYTTFALENLRLEPATIPRDGTARVRIDVTNTGDRAGAEVVQLYIRDCVSSVTRPVKELRGFERVHLAPGETRTVTFDLTPEHLAFHDLNMNYVVEPGDFEIMVGSSSRDEDLQRIMLHVT comes from the coding sequence ATGCATCTTTTCAATAAACGATCTTCCGGGGAGATAAGCGAGCCGGAGGTGCCGGCCGCCGCGCCGTACCGCGACCCGGCGCGGCCGGTGCCGGAGCGCGTCCGCGACCTGCTGGCGCGGATGACCCTGGAAGAGAAGGTGGCCCAGATGCTGTGCCTCTGGCAGCAAAAGACCGGCACCCTCGTCGACGCGCAGGGGCGGTTCGACCCGGCGCTGGCGCGGGCCTCGTTCGTGGCCCGGCACGGCCTCGGGCAGGTGGGGCGCCCGAGTGACGCCGGCACGAGCGGGCACGAACCGGAGAAGGGCCGCACCGCCCGCGAACAGGCCGCGCTGGCGAATGCCATCCAGCGGTTCTTCCTGGAGGAGACGCGCCTCGGCATCCCGGTCCTCTTTCACGAGGAGTGCCTGCACGGGCTGGCGGCCGTCGGGGCCACGAGCTTCCCGCAGCCGATCGCCCTGGCCTCCACGTTCGACCCGGCCCTGGTGGAGGCCCTCTATGCGATGGCCGCCCGCGAAGCCCGGGCGCGCGGCGTGCACCAGGCGCTGACGCCCGTCCTGGACGTGGCCCGCGACCCGCGCTGGGGCCGCGTCGAAGAAACGTTCGGCGAAGACCCGTTCCTGGTGGCCACCCTGGGCGTGGCGGCCGTGCGCGGCTTCCAGGGCGACGGCACCTTCCGGGACGGGCGGCACGTGCTCGCCACGCTGAAGCACTGCGCCGCACACGGGCAGCCGGAAGGCGGCATGAACTGCGGGCCGGTGAACGTCTCGGAGCGCGAGTTGCGCGACGTCTTCCTCCATCCGTTCCGGGAAGCCGTCCGGAAGGCCGGCGCTGCCAGCGTCATGGCCTCCTACAACGAGATCGACGGCATCCCCTCGCACGCCAACCGCTGGCTGCTGCGCGACGTGCTGCGCGGCGAGTGGGGGTTCGAAGGCTTCGTCGTCTCGGACTACTACGCCATCCTGGAGCTGTTCGACCGGCCCGAGACGCACGGCCATCACGTGGCCCGCGACAGGAAGGAGGCGGCCCTGCTGGCGGTACGCGCCGGCGTCAACATCGAGCTGCCCGACCCGGACTGCTACCCGCACCTGGCCGAGCTGGTGCGCGAAGGCCTGCTGGAGGAGGCCGAGCTGGACGCGCTGGTGGCCCCGATGCTCGCCTGGAAGTTCCGGCTGGGCCTGTTCGAGGATCCGTACGTGGACCCGGACGAAGCCGAACGCCTGGCCGGCTGTGCGGAACACCGGGCGCTGGCGCGCCGGGCCGCCACCGAGGCCATCATCCTGCTGAAGAACGACGACGTCCTGCCCCTGGACCCGGCGCGTCTCCGCACGCTGGCCGTCATCGGTCCCAACGCGCACCGGAGCCTGCTCGGCGGCTACAGCGGCGTCCCGAAACACAACGTGACGGTGCTCGACGGGCTCCGCGCCCGGCTCGGCGACCGCGTGGCGGTGCATTACCACGAAGGCTGCCAGATCACCGTCGGCGGGTCGTGGCACGAAGACACGGTGGTACGGCCGGACCCCGAGGAGGACCGGCGCCGGATCGCCGGGGCCGTGGCGACGGCCCGCGAGGCCGACGCCGTGGTGCTGGTGCTCGGCGGCAACGAGCAGACCGCCCGCGAGGCATGGTCCCGCACCCACCTGGGCGACCGCACGAGCCTCGATCTTTTCGGGCAGCAACAGGAGCTGGCCGAAGCCGTGCTCGCGCTGGGCAAGCCCACGGTGGTACTGCTGCTGGGCGGTCGCCCGCTCTCGGTGCCGTACCTGGCCGAACACGCCCCCGCGCTGCTCGAATGCTGGTACCTGGGCCAGGAAACGGGCCACGCCGTGGCCGACGTCCTCTTCGGCGACGCCAGCCCGGGCGGCAAGCTCCCCATCAGCATACCCCGCTCGGTGGGGCACCTGCCCGTCTTCTACAACCACAAACCCTCGGCACGGCGCGGCTACCTCTTCGACGACGCCTCGGCGCTCTTTCCCTTCGGCTTCGGACTCAGCTACACCACCTTCGCCCTGGAGAACCTGCGCCTGGAGCCGGCAACGATCCCGCGCGACGGCACCGCACGCGTCCGGATCGACGTGACCAACACCGGCGACCGTGCCGGCGCGGAGGTCGTCCAGCTCTACATCCGGGACTGCGTCAGCTCGGTGACCCGGCCGGTGAAGGAGTTGCGGGGCTTCGAGCGGGTGCACCTGGCCCCCGGCGAGACCCGCACCGTGACGTTCGACCTGACCCCGGAGCACCTGGCCTTCCATGACCTCAACATGAACTACGTCGTCGAGCCGGGCGACTTCGAGATCATGGTCGGCTCGTCCTCGCGGGACGAAGATCTCCAGCGGATCATGTTGCACGTGACATGA
- a CDS encoding FadR/GntR family transcriptional regulator produces the protein MSAGFAPVQKSNLADDLADRLVQLIRARGYQPGDRLPSIMEMARSFGVGHPTLREALKKLESMGVVEIRHGAGVYVGSGHNRLLVSNPVFGGEVSKKLLLDLVEARIPIETTAVTLAATAATEEHLDRMAALLARAEANMDNDAVLSEANMAFHREIAVASGNLVLAQIQEVLTQLFSREQRVILGIYGSREKDHREHLGILDALRRRDAGLAEERMKTHLEGVRDVLLRWDPEKNPLPA, from the coding sequence ATGAGCGCAGGCTTTGCTCCGGTACAGAAGTCCAACCTGGCCGACGACCTGGCGGACCGGCTGGTGCAATTGATCCGTGCGCGGGGATACCAGCCGGGCGACCGGCTGCCGTCGATCATGGAGATGGCCCGCAGCTTCGGGGTGGGGCACCCCACGCTGCGCGAGGCACTGAAGAAGCTCGAGAGCATGGGTGTGGTGGAGATCCGCCACGGCGCCGGCGTCTACGTGGGCAGCGGTCACAACCGCCTGCTCGTCTCCAATCCGGTTTTCGGCGGGGAGGTCTCGAAGAAGCTGCTGCTCGACCTGGTCGAGGCGCGCATCCCGATCGAGACGACGGCGGTGACGCTGGCCGCCACCGCGGCGACCGAAGAGCACCTGGACCGGATGGCGGCGCTGCTGGCCCGGGCCGAGGCGAACATGGACAACGATGCGGTGCTCAGTGAGGCCAACATGGCCTTCCACCGGGAGATCGCCGTGGCTTCGGGCAACCTGGTGCTGGCCCAGATTCAGGAGGTGCTGACCCAGCTCTTCTCGCGTGAGCAGCGGGTGATTCTGGGGATCTACGGCTCGCGCGAGAAGGACCACCGGGAGCACCTGGGCATCCTCGACGCCCTGCGCCGCCGCGACGCCGGGCTGGCCGAGGAGCGGATGAAGACCCACCTGGAAGGTGTGCGCGACGTGCTGTTGCGCTGGGACCCGGAAAAGAACCCGTTGCCCGCCTGA
- a CDS encoding DUF1015 domain-containing protein, translated as MAILHPFRALRPVPEKAAEVACVPYDVVSTEEARALAEGKPLSFLHVIRPEIDLPRGTDEHDDAVYAKGAENLRAYARSPYAVQEDTPALYVYRLIMDGQAQTGLFGCVAVADYDDDTILKHEKTRPDKEDDRTRHILTQRAHAEPVMLTFRDDAAVGRLLDAAQDRTPLYDLTADDGVRHTLWKVEDPAPFVEAFRQVDRLYVADGHHRCKAASRAAETFRREGTHLPEAEFFPAVLFPMGQMRILPYNRIIRRLPGSPAAFLRQLGERFEVEPTTDPVPDRKGVVCLYLDGRWHRLVLPPTRRATVADRLDVGRLSEFILEPMLGITNPRTDPNIDFVGGIRGTAELERLVDSGKAQMAVSMYPTAIEELVAVSDAGLLMPPKSTWFEPKLRSGLLVHLFDDL; from the coding sequence ATGGCCATCCTACATCCCTTCCGGGCGCTTCGCCCCGTGCCGGAAAAAGCGGCCGAGGTCGCCTGCGTGCCGTACGACGTCGTCAGCACCGAGGAGGCCCGTGCCCTGGCCGAAGGCAAGCCGCTGAGTTTCCTGCACGTCATCCGTCCCGAGATCGACCTGCCCCGGGGCACCGACGAGCACGACGACGCCGTCTACGCGAAGGGCGCTGAAAACCTGCGGGCCTATGCCCGGAGCCCCTATGCGGTGCAGGAGGACACGCCCGCTCTCTACGTCTATCGCCTCATCATGGACGGGCAGGCCCAGACGGGGCTCTTCGGCTGCGTGGCCGTGGCCGACTACGACGACGACACCATCCTCAAACACGAGAAGACCCGGCCGGACAAGGAGGACGACCGCACCCGTCACATCCTCACGCAGCGGGCCCACGCCGAGCCGGTGATGCTCACCTTCCGCGACGACGCGGCCGTCGGCCGCCTCCTCGACGCCGCGCAGGACCGCACCCCCCTCTATGACCTGACGGCCGACGACGGCGTGCGCCATACCCTCTGGAAAGTGGAGGACCCCGCCCCGTTCGTCGAGGCGTTCCGGCAGGTCGACCGGCTCTACGTCGCCGACGGGCATCACCGGTGCAAGGCCGCCAGCCGCGCCGCCGAGACGTTCCGCCGGGAAGGAACGCACCTGCCGGAAGCCGAATTCTTCCCGGCCGTGCTGTTTCCGATGGGGCAGATGCGCATCCTGCCCTACAACCGGATCATCCGCCGGCTCCCCGGCTCCCCGGCCGCCTTCTTGCGGCAACTCGGGGAGCGTTTCGAGGTCGAACCCACCACGGACCCGGTGCCGGACCGGAAGGGAGTCGTCTGCCTCTACCTGGACGGGCGGTGGCATCGCCTCGTGCTGCCGCCCACCCGGCGCGCCACCGTCGCCGACCGGCTGGACGTCGGCCGCCTGTCGGAGTTCATCCTCGAACCGATGCTGGGCATCACCAACCCGCGCACCGACCCGAACATCGACTTCGTCGGCGGGATCCGGGGGACGGCCGAGCTCGAACGCCTCGTCGACAGCGGTAAGGCGCAGATGGCCGTCTCGATGTATCCCACCGCGATCGAGGAACTCGTCGCCGTCTCGGACGCCGGGTTGCTGATGCCGCCGAAGTCGACCTGGTTCGAGCCGAAGCTCCGCAGCGGCCTGCTCGTGCATCTTTTCGACGACCTCTGA
- a CDS encoding 3-phosphoglycerate dehydrogenase family protein translates to MKVLIADKLSPACLEALERAGHEVVDAPGLVGEALVEALRSERPEVLVVRSTKVTAEAMEASARLELIVRAGAGYDTIDVEAASSRGIFVANCPGKNAAAVAELTMGLILALDRSIPDNVLDARRGVWNKAKYAKAAGLKGRTLGVVGVGNIGREVIHRAKAFGMPVVAWSRSLTDEVAAALGVTRAESPVEVARRADIVTLHVAATPETERLADDAFFAAMRPGAFFINTTRSSVVDEVALRRALDEKGLRAALDVMSGEPAAKEGPFSHPLANHPNVYMTHHIGASTEQAQEAIAREAVRVVNTYAETGEVPNCVNIADHSPATHQLTVRHLDKVGVLAAVLDEVRKAGWNVQEMQNLVFAGARAACAYITFDGEPDEATVERIAAHPDVLAVTMIDL, encoded by the coding sequence ATGAAAGTCCTGATTGCCGACAAACTCTCGCCGGCCTGCCTGGAAGCCCTGGAGCGAGCCGGGCACGAGGTGGTCGATGCGCCCGGTCTGGTGGGGGAGGCGCTGGTCGAGGCACTCCGCAGCGAGCGGCCCGAGGTGCTCGTGGTGCGCTCGACGAAGGTGACCGCCGAAGCCATGGAGGCCAGTGCGCGTCTCGAGCTGATCGTCCGGGCCGGCGCCGGCTACGACACGATCGACGTCGAGGCGGCCTCCTCGCGCGGCATCTTCGTGGCGAACTGCCCGGGCAAGAATGCCGCCGCCGTCGCCGAGCTGACGATGGGGCTGATCCTCGCCCTCGACCGCTCTATCCCGGACAACGTCCTCGATGCCCGGCGTGGGGTGTGGAACAAGGCGAAGTATGCGAAAGCGGCCGGGCTGAAGGGGCGGACGCTGGGGGTCGTCGGCGTGGGCAACATCGGCCGCGAGGTGATCCACCGGGCGAAGGCCTTCGGCATGCCGGTCGTCGCCTGGAGCCGCTCGCTCACCGACGAGGTCGCCGCCGCGCTGGGGGTGACCCGCGCGGAAAGCCCGGTCGAGGTGGCCCGCCGGGCGGATATCGTCACGCTGCACGTGGCCGCCACCCCCGAGACGGAACGCCTCGCCGATGACGCCTTCTTTGCGGCCATGCGACCGGGGGCGTTTTTCATCAACACCACCCGGAGTTCGGTCGTGGACGAAGTGGCGCTGCGCCGGGCGCTCGACGAGAAGGGCCTCCGCGCCGCCCTCGACGTGATGTCCGGCGAGCCGGCGGCCAAAGAGGGCCCCTTTTCCCATCCGCTGGCGAACCACCCGAACGTCTACATGACCCACCACATCGGCGCCTCCACGGAGCAGGCCCAGGAGGCCATCGCCCGTGAGGCCGTCCGTGTGGTCAACACCTATGCCGAGACGGGCGAGGTGCCCAACTGCGTCAACATTGCCGACCACTCGCCGGCCACGCACCAGCTCACGGTGCGCCACCTCGACAAGGTGGGGGTGCTGGCCGCCGTGCTCGACGAGGTGCGCAAGGCCGGCTGGAACGTGCAGGAAATGCAGAACCTGGTCTTCGCCGGCGCCCGCGCCGCCTGTGCCTATATTACCTTCGATGGCGAGCCGGACGAGGCGACCGTCGAGCGCATCGCCGCCCACCCGGACGTGCTGGCCGTCACCATGATCGACCTTTGA
- the serC gene encoding 3-phosphoserine/phosphohydroxythreonine transaminase: MQTLEARILPGMQTPGRLYNFAAGPAVLPEPVLLEMKAELPLYKNVGASILEISHRSPEYTDVAERARAHLRRLLGLSDDWHILFLQGGASLQFHQVPLNFLPKDGTADYLVTGSWAKKALKEAQFLGNARVAASSEDRNFSYLPDPAVWDLDPAAAYLHFTSNNTIFGTQFATEPQVEVPLVCDASSDFLSRPIDIDRYGLIYAGAQKNVGPAGVTLVLVRDDFLQRRNRPLPTLLDYGTHTAKLFHTPPVYAVYVVEKVLRWLLDLGGLAAIAKINEAKAQQLYTRIDASDFYRGTAAPEARSKMNVTFRLPSEELEKRFVEEAKEAGLLALKGHRSVGGIRASIYNACPPEAVEALVDFMDHFERRHG, translated from the coding sequence ATGCAAACGCTCGAAGCCCGGATTTTGCCGGGAATGCAGACGCCCGGACGGCTGTACAACTTTGCCGCGGGACCGGCCGTCCTGCCCGAACCGGTGTTGCTGGAGATGAAAGCGGAACTGCCGCTCTACAAAAACGTGGGGGCCTCGATTCTGGAAATCAGCCATCGCTCGCCGGAATACACCGACGTCGCCGAGCGGGCGCGTGCCCACCTGCGCCGGCTCCTCGGTCTTTCCGACGACTGGCACATCCTCTTTCTCCAGGGAGGCGCCTCGCTGCAGTTCCACCAGGTGCCGCTCAACTTCCTCCCGAAAGACGGGACGGCCGACTACCTGGTGACCGGCTCGTGGGCAAAAAAGGCGCTGAAGGAGGCCCAGTTTCTCGGAAACGCCCGGGTGGCGGCCTCCAGCGAGGACCGCAACTTCTCCTACCTTCCCGACCCGGCTGTCTGGGACCTCGATCCGGCGGCGGCCTACCTGCATTTCACCTCGAACAACACCATCTTCGGCACCCAGTTCGCCACCGAGCCGCAGGTGGAGGTGCCGCTGGTCTGCGATGCATCGAGCGACTTTCTGAGCCGTCCGATCGACATCGACCGCTACGGGCTCATCTATGCCGGTGCCCAGAAGAACGTCGGACCGGCCGGGGTGACGCTTGTGCTCGTCCGGGACGATTTCCTCCAGCGGCGCAACCGGCCGCTGCCGACCCTGCTCGACTACGGCACCCATACGGCCAAGCTGTTCCACACGCCCCCCGTCTACGCCGTGTACGTCGTGGAGAAGGTGCTGCGGTGGTTGCTGGACCTGGGGGGGCTTGCGGCCATCGCAAAAATCAATGAGGCCAAGGCGCAGCAACTCTACACCCGGATCGACGCGAGCGACTTCTACCGGGGGACGGCCGCGCCGGAAGCGCGCTCGAAGATGAACGTGACGTTCCGGCTGCCCTCGGAGGAGCTGGAGAAACGGTTCGTGGAAGAGGCGAAGGAAGCCGGGCTGCTGGCGCTCAAGGGGCACCGTTCCGTCGGCGGGATCCGGGCCTCGATCTACAATGCCTGCCCGCCCGAAGCCGTCGAGGCCCTGGTCGATTTCATGGACCACTTCGAGCGCAGGCATGGTTGA
- a CDS encoding Re/Si-specific NAD(P)(+) transhydrogenase subunit alpha — MALTVGVPGESAPEERLVALVPEVAGRLVKKGMTVRVEAGAGAGAYYPDAAYEAQGAQIVDREAAFAADVVLKVNPPDDAEIGLLRKGSVLIGFLRPLDRPEVAERLARQGVTALSMELVPRISRAQKMDALSALSSVGGYRAALIAATALPKFFPLLTTAAGTVRPANVLVLGAGVAGLQAIATARRLGARVSAYDIREAVREEVQSLGATFVDLPFETQEDKETGGYARALPEEKARQQTKLLVPHIAAADVVITTALIPGRPAPLLVTEEAVAAMQPGSVIVDMAAPSGGNCALTRPGDTVVEHGVQIFGPLNLPATMPVHASQLYARTLMAMLFEFADGEAFRPDFEDEIFKGACVTYDGEVVHERVRGLLTPG; from the coding sequence ATGGCCTTGACAGTAGGAGTGCCGGGCGAGTCGGCACCGGAGGAGCGGCTGGTGGCGCTGGTGCCGGAGGTCGCTGGCCGGCTGGTCAAGAAGGGGATGACGGTGCGGGTAGAGGCCGGGGCCGGGGCCGGGGCCTACTACCCGGACGCCGCGTACGAGGCCCAGGGCGCGCAGATCGTCGACCGGGAGGCCGCCTTTGCGGCCGACGTCGTGCTCAAGGTGAACCCACCGGACGACGCGGAGATCGGGTTGCTGCGGAAGGGCAGTGTGCTGATCGGTTTTCTCCGCCCGCTGGACCGGCCCGAGGTGGCCGAGCGGCTGGCCCGCCAGGGGGTGACGGCGCTGAGCATGGAGCTGGTGCCGCGCATCTCCCGGGCGCAGAAGATGGACGCCCTTTCGGCGCTCAGTTCCGTCGGCGGCTACCGGGCCGCCCTGATCGCGGCGACGGCCCTGCCCAAGTTTTTCCCCCTGCTGACCACGGCGGCCGGGACGGTTCGGCCGGCCAACGTGCTCGTGCTCGGGGCCGGGGTGGCGGGCCTGCAGGCCATCGCCACCGCCCGGCGGCTGGGGGCGCGGGTCTCGGCCTACGACATCCGCGAGGCCGTCCGCGAGGAGGTGCAGAGCCTCGGCGCCACGTTCGTCGACCTGCCCTTCGAGACGCAGGAGGACAAGGAGACGGGCGGCTATGCCCGGGCCCTGCCCGAAGAGAAGGCCCGCCAGCAGACGAAGTTGCTCGTGCCGCACATCGCCGCCGCGGATGTGGTCATCACCACGGCCCTCATCCCCGGCCGGCCCGCCCCGCTGCTCGTCACCGAAGAGGCCGTGGCGGCCATGCAGCCGGGCTCCGTCATCGTGGATATGGCGGCCCCCAGCGGCGGCAACTGTGCCCTGACCCGTCCCGGAGACACCGTCGTGGAGCACGGCGTGCAGATCTTCGGCCCGCTCAACCTGCCGGCCACGATGCCCGTGCATGCCAGCCAGCTCTACGCCCGCACCCTCATGGCGATGCTCTTCGAGTTCGCCGACGGCGAGGCGTTTCGTCCGGACTTCGAGGACGAGATCTTCAAGGGCGCCTGCGTCACCTACGACGGCGAGGTAGTGCACGAGCGGGTCAGGGGGCTGCTGACGCCCGGCTGA
- a CDS encoding NAD(P) transhydrogenase subunit alpha gives MLDNLIIFVLATFIGREVISKVPQTLHTPLMSGSNAISGITIVGALVVAGMVGGVWAKWLGFVALVAATINVVGGFLVTDRMLQMFKRKE, from the coding sequence ATGCTCGACAACCTCATCATCTTCGTGCTGGCCACGTTCATCGGTCGCGAAGTGATCAGCAAAGTGCCGCAGACGCTGCACACGCCCCTCATGTCCGGCTCGAACGCCATCAGCGGCATCACCATCGTCGGGGCGCTGGTGGTGGCCGGGATGGTCGGCGGCGTCTGGGCGAAATGGCTCGGCTTCGTGGCGCTGGTGGCCGCCACCATCAACGTCGTCGGCGGCTTTCTGGTCACCGACCGGATGTTGCAGATGTTCAAGCGGAAGGAGTAG
- a CDS encoding NAD(P)(+) transhydrogenase (Re/Si-specific) subunit beta produces the protein MLTALIDIAYLVAAILFIFGLKRLQSPATARRGNQLAAVGMLIAVVATLFLHDILTPAEMVGGLVLGGAIGAVLARKVEMTGMPELVAAFNGFGGLASALVAGAEVAKFITQHGEPAGAGEVFDLVTALTIGLSVLIGMVTFSGSFVAFGKLSGRVSGNPIAFPGMRVLTVLLALGALVGIGYTMAGAGDFPAVTEPVVYGTTGLMAAALLLGVLLVIPIGGADMPVVVALLNSYSGLAAAATGFVLDNTALIVSGALVGASGLILTKIMCVAMNRSLLNVLLGGFGGEALEGGGPAGALEGKTVHATTPEDVAILLSYAQQVIIVPGYGMAVAQAQHQVRELAELLQEKGVTVKFAIHPVAGRMPGHMNVLLAEANVPYDQLFEMDEINGEFDNTDVALVIGANDVVNPAARHDKSSPIYGMPILNVDHARTAIVLKRSMRPGYAGIENELFYNENTQMLFGDAKESLTKLIAEVKALS, from the coding sequence ATGCTCACGGCCCTCATCGACATTGCGTACCTGGTCGCTGCGATTCTTTTCATCTTCGGCCTGAAACGACTCCAGTCTCCGGCGACGGCCCGGCGGGGCAACCAGCTGGCTGCCGTCGGGATGCTCATCGCCGTGGTGGCGACCCTGTTCCTGCACGACATCCTGACGCCGGCCGAGATGGTGGGGGGGCTGGTGCTCGGGGGCGCCATCGGGGCGGTGCTGGCGCGGAAGGTGGAGATGACGGGCATGCCGGAGCTGGTGGCGGCCTTCAACGGTTTCGGGGGGCTGGCCTCGGCGCTGGTGGCCGGAGCCGAGGTGGCGAAGTTCATCACGCAGCACGGCGAGCCGGCCGGCGCCGGCGAGGTGTTCGACCTGGTGACGGCCCTCACGATCGGCCTGAGCGTCCTCATCGGCATGGTGACGTTTTCGGGCAGCTTCGTCGCCTTCGGCAAGCTCTCGGGCCGGGTTTCGGGCAACCCCATCGCCTTTCCCGGCATGCGGGTGCTGACGGTGCTGCTGGCGCTCGGGGCGCTGGTCGGGATCGGGTATACCATGGCCGGCGCCGGCGATTTTCCGGCGGTCACCGAACCGGTGGTCTACGGTACGACGGGGCTCATGGCCGCGGCGCTGCTGCTCGGCGTCCTGCTGGTGATCCCCATCGGCGGGGCGGACATGCCGGTGGTGGTGGCGCTGCTCAACTCCTACTCGGGGCTGGCCGCCGCCGCCACGGGCTTCGTGCTGGACAACACGGCGCTGATCGTCAGCGGGGCGCTCGTGGGCGCCTCGGGGCTGATCCTGACGAAGATCATGTGTGTGGCGATGAACCGCTCGCTGCTGAACGTGCTGCTCGGCGGCTTCGGCGGCGAGGCGCTGGAGGGGGGCGGTCCCGCCGGGGCGCTCGAAGGGAAGACGGTCCATGCGACGACGCCGGAAGATGTCGCCATCCTGCTCAGCTATGCCCAGCAGGTGATCATCGTGCCGGGCTACGGTATGGCGGTGGCGCAGGCCCAGCACCAGGTGCGCGAGCTGGCCGAGCTGTTGCAGGAGAAGGGTGTCACGGTCAAGTTCGCCATCCACCCGGTGGCCGGTCGCATGCCGGGCCACATGAACGTGCTCCTGGCCGAAGCCAACGTGCCCTACGACCAGCTTTTCGAGATGGACGAGATCAACGGGGAGTTCGACAACACCGACGTGGCCCTGGTCATCGGGGCCAACGACGTGGTCAACCCGGCCGCCCGGCACGACAAGAGCAGCCCCATCTACGGCATGCCCATCCTGAACGTGGATCACGCCCGCACGGCCATCGTCCTCAAGCGCAGCATGCGGCCCGGCTATGCCGGCATCGAGAACGAGCTTTTCTACAACGAGAACACGCAGATGCTCTTCGGCGACGCCAAGGAGTCGCTCACGAAACTCATCGCCGAGGTGAAGGCCCTGTCCTGA
- a CDS encoding arylesterase produces MKTFRLYPLPLLCVLWLAACGRGDPGTAPPEQALEPGNPERAETHTAAERTILFLGDSITAGYGLDPSQAFPARIQARIDSLGWPFRVVNAGLSGETSAGGLRRIDWLLQRPVDVLVLELGGNDGLRGIDPEVTKANLQAIIDKTRAAYPEARIILAGMQIPPNLGHDYTERFRQIYPELARENDLLLIPFLLEGVGGVPELNLPDGIHPTAEGHRIVAETVWQTLRPALEAMLETTT; encoded by the coding sequence ATGAAAACGTTTCGCCTATACCCGCTTCCCCTGCTGTGTGTTCTGTGGCTGGCCGCCTGCGGGCGCGGCGACCCCGGCACCGCCCCGCCGGAACAAGCGCTCGAGCCCGGCAACCCCGAACGGGCGGAAACGCACACCGCCGCGGAACGAACCATCCTCTTCCTCGGCGACAGCATCACCGCCGGCTACGGCCTCGATCCGTCCCAGGCGTTCCCCGCCCGCATCCAGGCCCGCATCGACTCGCTCGGCTGGCCGTTCCGCGTCGTCAACGCCGGCCTCAGCGGCGAAACGAGCGCCGGCGGGCTGCGCCGCATCGACTGGCTCCTGCAACGACCGGTGGACGTGCTCGTGCTCGAACTCGGCGGCAACGACGGACTACGCGGCATCGACCCCGAGGTTACGAAAGCCAACCTGCAGGCCATCATCGACAAAACCCGGGCCGCCTACCCCGAGGCCCGCATCATCCTCGCCGGCATGCAAATCCCCCCCAACCTGGGACACGACTACACCGAACGATTCCGGCAGATCTACCCGGAACTGGCCCGCGAGAACGACCTCCTCCTCATCCCCTTCCTCCTCGAAGGGGTCGGCGGCGTACCCGAACTGAACCTGCCCGACGGCATCCACCCGACCGCCGAGGGCCACCGGATCGTGGCCGAGACCGTCTGGCAGACGCTCCGCCCGGCCCTTGAAGCGATGCTGGAAACAACGACGTGA